The following is a genomic window from Chloroflexota bacterium.
GCGCAGGAGGAAAAGGCACCCACGCAGCGATTTCTGGATGACTTCGAACAGAAGTATGCGATTGGGGTGATCGTCGCCACGATGCTGGCAATCATTGTGCCGTTCGTTTTCCTGGACCAGCCCTTCGATGATGTCTTTTATCGGGCGATGACCTTCCTGGTGGTTGCCAGTCCCTGCGCGCTGGTGATCTCGGTGCCGGCAGCGATTCTGAGTGGCATCGCCAACGCAGCCCGCAAGGGAATCCTGTTCAAGGGTGGCGCCTATCTGGAGAGTCTGGCGACTGTGAAGGCCATGGCTTTTGACAAGACGGGCACTCTGACCGAGGGCAAGCCGGTGGTCACTGACCTGATTCCACTGGGCTGCTGCGCCGAGCAGGATGACCTGCTGGCCCTGGCTGCGTCGGTTGAGTCCCGATCGGAACATCCCCTGGCTCTGGCGATCGTGGCTGAAGCCCGCCATCGTGGCCTGGAATTCGAGCCCTGCGACGAACTGGAAGCAGTCACCGGCCGCGGCGCCCGCGCTGTCGCCGGGGATGGCCGGGTCTTTCTGATCGGCAATCTTGACCTCTTCCAGGACAGAATTGCCTTTTCGAATGAGCTATGCGGCGCGATGGGCGAGCTCGAATCGCAGGGCAAAACGGCCATGCTGTTGGGAGAGGAGCAGGAAGAGGGAGTTGTCCTTCACGGCCTGATTGCCGTGGCCGACCAGATTCGCCCGGAGGCACGACAGGCGCTGGACGATCTGCGGGGTCAGGGGATCGAACATATCATCATGCTCACGGGGGACAACGAGCGGGTTGCTCGCTCGGTTGCCCAACAGACTGGTGTGGATGAGTATCGTGCCGGCCTATTGCCAGGCGAGAAGGTGGATGCCGTCCAGGAGCTCCAGGGTGAATTTGGTTCGGTTGCCATGGTAGGCGATGGTGTCAACGATGCCCCTGCGTTGGCGGCTGCGAGCCTGGGCATTGCCATGGGCGCTGCCGGCACCGACGTTGCTTTGGAGACAGCGGATGTGGTGCTGATGTCGGATGAGCTGGAAAATATCTCCTATGTGGTCGATCTCAGCCACCGGGCCCGTCGCATTATACTGCAGAACATTGCTTTTGCCCTGGGGGTGATGGTGATTCTGGTCGTTGCCAATTTCGTGGTAGGCGTGCCGCTGCCGCTGGGCGTCGTGGCCCACGAGGGCAGCACGTTGATCGTGGTTGCCAATGGGTTGAGGTTGTTGCGGTAGGGGGAGGGTCGGAGGGTCAGAGTCTCAGAGGGTCAGATTGTCAGAGTCGCAGGGACACCGTTGACCACTGCCCGCTATGGCATCAACCGGCCTCGTCCCCACAGGCGTGGCGGACGCCGCAGGCCCGGCAGCGGGCGACCTGCTCGTGGTTGCGCGGCACGTTACGGCGGCTGCCCTCCTTTCTCATTTCCTTCATGAGATCGATAAGCTGGCGGCGAAGGGCGGTGGTGAAATCGATCTGTATGGTGGCGTTATTGTAGTGGATCAGTCCGAAGGGGGGCGTCTCTTCATGTTCCTGCTCGATCAGCAGGCAATAGGCGGCCAGCTGCATGATGTGTGAGTCATAGGCGGTGCCATTCCCGGGTGCTGATGTTCGTTTGACTTCCACCGGCACCAGGCCCGTGCGGGTCTCGACAAGGTAATCAGGTTTTCCTGTCAGTTGGTATTGGCGCGAGAAGTAGGGGCGAGAAACGACCGACCATTTTCCTGTGTCGGCATAGACCAGGCGGCCTTTCGGCAGGCCGCTGCGGCGGCGACCACGGCTGGCACGGATTGCGAGCCACAGGGCCAGACCGACGCACAACAGGCTAACGACTAGCAGTGATTTCCACATAATTGAACCGCATTTGAAATCAAGATGGGAACTTTTTGGTTACAAGAACAGGTTACTGATGATTTTCAACCGGCATTTACCATAAGCGAGTCCTCTTTAGTGCTGTCGCCGGGCACATTTGAGAATGCGTCCTCCGCCATTAACTACTGCCAATTGCCCGTCGATGAGTTACCATCAGACGTTTATGGTTGCGGTTTCTCAACCTTGACCTGTCCCAAAATGATGCCCTTGTCGCTGAAATCAACCTGCAGCCGGTCGTTGGTAGCCGGGTCATAGATGCCGATTTCGACAAAGTAGACTCCGGGCGGCGCGTCTGGCGGCAGGGTCAGGGTGTAATGGTCCTCGATCTGCTGGCCTGGCTGCCAGCCGGAGGTCGGCGCAGCTCCCAACTGCGGCATCTCGTCCGACTGGGCCCATACAGATGAAGGTGGCAGGACCAGATGGGTGAAGACCACGTAATCCTGGGCTGGAACCGCCAATGCCTGCCACCAGAGGGTTAATGCAAGAGACTCGCCGGGCGCCATGACGCGCCGGTCGAAATCAAAGCCGAGCAGGGCAATCTGATCATCAAAGTTGATAGAGACCTGGTTGGGGAATTTGCCCGCTTCGCTGCGGGGCAACAATGCAACCTGGCCGACCGTCCAATGGTCATAATCGCCCACAGTGAGTCGTTCGTTTGAGTCGTAATCGTAAAGGCCGACGTTCACTTTTAATCGATGGGGTGCAGGGGCGGTTTCGGGGATTCGCACGACATGTTGATCGGGGATCAGGACGCCCAGGGGCCAGTCGCTGGTGGCAAGGGCACCTTCGCCAGGATAGCTATCCTGCTGGGCCTGCAGGATACCATTTTCATCCACCAGGTGCACGAATACGCTATAGTCAGCGGGCAGTGATTGCATTGCCTGCCAGTAGAGGGTCAAATGCAACTCCTCGCCCGGGCGCGCCTCCTGGTTTTCGAGGTGATACCCAGCCAGCCTGATCTGGTCGCCGAAGGTGGCGTCGACCGCGGTAATACCTGCTGGTTTGGATCGCATCATGGGGGGCGCAGCATAGGCGGGAGCGATCCATCGGAAGGGAGCCAACGCAGCAAAAAGGAACATCAGGAGGGTCAGGACGGCGACAAGACCGGTCTGCCAGCTGCGCGGGACCCAGCCTGCCAGCCCGTAGGCGATGAGAACAGCTGCGGCGCTGATCGCCGGGAACAACAACCGGCCCTGGGGATAGCGCATCTGGGCCCAATTGAGCAGGGCCAGCAGGATCACGACACACCAAACCACCAGGAGGAATAGCTGGAGCCATGTGTGGCGGGGTAACCTGAGGGTATACCTATCAGCGGAAGGTCGACTGGAAGTGCGACGCCGCGAGCCCTGGTTGCCCGGCGTCGCGGGGGATCGTCCGCCAAACCTGGGTGTTCGTTGTTTGGGTCCACGCCTGCGGCCAGCTATGAAACGCAGGGGCCACACTACCAGCAAACCGATGGCACCAAAGAGGGCAATCGCTGTGTAGAATGAGTAGATCCATTTATCGGCCGGTACGTTGAACCAGCCGAAAACAGCCCAGGCCGATTGCCAGACACCGGGGGCCCGCGAGAGCAGCTCATCAACTGTAGGGGGTTCAGCCCGGCGCGGCAAGATATCAAACATGGCCTTGAGGCCCAGGGGGTCACCGTAAAGCTGCCAGTTGCGCAAGTACCACCAGCCGGCAACCGCCAGCACTACCACACCGACGATCAAGGCCCATCGCAGTAATTCACGCAGGGATTCCCGGCGGATCGAGATAATCAGCAGGGTCAGCCCCGCCAATCCCACCAGAGCCAGACCGCTGAGCTTTGCCAGGGCAGCGATCCCCACCAGCAGGCCGAGAAGGGCCAGTTGGGCGGTGGTCGGCGCTGCCTGGCGCGGGGTCACGCGCAGTGCGTTATCCTGGCTTCTCACAGAGGTATCTTCGACCGCAACCGTGCCACTTCTGAGGGCAGGGGTAACGGGGATGGTGCTGCCAGGGGGTGCCGGTTCCTGACGGCCCAACATGATGATTATCAGCCAGATTGCCGAAGCGCTGGCGGCAATGACGAGACTGTCGTTGTTGACGGCCGCGCTCAGGAAAAGGAACTGGGGGTTGAAGGCGACCAATGCGGCTGCCAGGCTGGCAAGGGCCTGGCGGTTGGGGAAAATGGCCAGGGAGGTGCCGTAGGCTGCCAGCACCGTCACCGCTCCAAGCAGGAGTGAAAAAAAGCGAGTCAGGTGGGCTGCCAGTGCTACTCCCTGCCAGGGCCAGGAATCTGCGGGTCCGTGCACGATAACATTCTTGTTGCCCGATGACCCGGGTTGCCCGATGGCTGCGTGGGGATTGTAGCGAATGATCTCATCTGCATTGTCGGTTGGGATTCTGCCGGTCAGCAGTGCCGCTGTCAAATAATAAAGAGGCGGCTGACTGCCTTCCTGGTGCCAGGGGGCTTCCCCTACCTGTTCCGGCCTTGGTAACCCCCTGTCCTCGACCAGCCAACGCACGTATTCATAGTGCCAGACCTCGTCCGGCGATTCAAATAGGGGATTGATCACACTGTAAATGATACCCAGAGCCAGGAACACAGCGAGGATCAATACTATGGGCCAATGGCCGCGAATAGCGGACTTCATGCATCCACCTCGCTGCTCATAGCGGGTTCCCTGAGGCACATCTTTTTCTGTGATGATTCAGAGGCTCGTCTGTCGTGGAAGCGCATCCACAGCAGGGATGCGCCACCAAAAACCAGCGATGCGAGCAGGGTAAGGATATTGACGGCAAAGCCACTGGCGATCGCCAGCGCGGTCTCCATGCCCACCAGGCTGAAGCCAAGGGCCCAACCTGCCTCATGGGCGCCGAAGCCACCGACCGTGACGAAGGGTATGGCTTTGGCCAACATGGCAAAGGTGCCGCCCACGATGACGAGGGGATATGCCTGAGGCAGGCCGATAGCTTGCATGAAGGCGGCAAACCAGGCAAAGGTGGCAAGCCATGTCAGCAAAGACCAGCCGAATGTCAAGCCGTAGGTGCGAAAGGAGCGCATCTCCTCGAATGCCTCGACCGCCCGCCAGCCGGCACGCAACAAGTACTTCACCCAGCGGAGCTTTTCGACCCCGAGTTTCTGCATCAGTCCCTGGGCAAAGCGCATGATTTGCCGTCCCAACCAGGGCATCGCGGCCAGGATCACCAGCGAGACCAAAAGCAGCGCTGCCACGATCGAAACGACCGATTCAGCGCGTTCGCTCAGCTTATTAAGATTCAGCAGGGCAAAACCGACAAAGAGCACTGCTACAGCCAGATAGTCAAAGACTCGGGCCACGATAAGGGCAGCGCTGCTTTCGCCGACCGGCACAGCATGGCGGCGCACCATAAAATAGGGGAAAGAGAGCTCGCCACTGCGAGAAGGCAGCACATTGTTGAACAGACTCAGGGCAAACATCTCGGGCAATATGCGCAGAGGTGAGTACCAGGATTGGCTGGCATGTTCTTTCTGGCTCTCGCTCAAGGGCGAACCTGTTCCGTCGTCGTAACCATCCAGATCCATGAGGACGCTGAATCGAAAGGCGCGGAGGATGTTGGTCAGCACATAAAAGCCGAAACCGATCAGTAGCCAGTATGGATCGATGTTTGACAAAAGACGCCATACGGTCGTCGGGTCGATCTGCCAGA
Proteins encoded in this region:
- a CDS encoding heavy metal translocating P-type ATPase; amino-acid sequence: MSQSQTVPFGFRSTGKTGRSGDNDEIERCADVLRQAVETRPGLVSAELNVRKGELTLEYDPTVLPAPEADQLISQVSAAMDHRYDICASMLAGFDCDTCADSRDPGLWDESAGNSAAIVTLRPGLVTVATGGMPAVRAQVKRKIHPSDLAGDEGLRWPWQRWDLSQWEILLTTITGICIAAAWIGSAFGLPQTWQTALYVVAYLTGGYFGVREGLSELRRGVINVDLLMVLAAIGAAIIGDWREGAILLFLFSLSNTLQSYAMGRSRRAIEALMTLRPEEALVRRDRTEVWVRVEDLKLGDVVLVRPGERLPVDGTILRGTSSIDQSTITGESVPVDVESGGQVFAGTLNKQGALEVEVNHLAGESTLARIIELVENAQEEKAPTQRFLDDFEQKYAIGVIVATMLAIIVPFVFLDQPFDDVFYRAMTFLVVASPCALVISVPAAILSGIANAARKGILFKGGAYLESLATVKAMAFDKTGTLTEGKPVVTDLIPLGCCAEQDDLLALAASVESRSEHPLALAIVAEARHRGLEFEPCDELEAVTGRGARAVAGDGRVFLIGNLDLFQDRIAFSNELCGAMGELESQGKTAMLLGEEQEEGVVLHGLIAVADQIRPEARQALDDLRGQGIEHIIMLTGDNERVARSVAQQTGVDEYRAGLLPGEKVDAVQELQGEFGSVAMVGDGVNDAPALAAASLGIAMGAAGTDVALETADVVLMSDELENISYVVDLSHRARRIILQNIAFALGVMVILVVANFVVGVPLPLGVVAHEGSTLIVVANGLRLLR
- the cas4 gene encoding CRISPR-associated protein Cas4, with translation MWKSLLVVSLLCVGLALWLAIRASRGRRRSGLPKGRLVYADTGKWSVVSRPYFSRQYQLTGKPDYLVETRTGLVPVEVKRTSAPGNGTAYDSHIMQLAAYCLLIEQEHEETPPFGLIHYNNATIQIDFTTALRRQLIDLMKEMRKEGSRRNVPRNHEQVARCRACGVRHACGDEAG
- a CDS encoding lysylphosphatidylglycerol synthase transmembrane domain-containing protein; amino-acid sequence: MAKARRLVPYLLALLLVVLLLWQIDPTTVWRLLSNIDPYWLLIGFGFYVLTNILRAFRFSVLMDLDGYDDGTGSPLSESQKEHASQSWYSPLRILPEMFALSLFNNVLPSRSGELSFPYFMVRRHAVPVGESSAALIVARVFDYLAVAVLFVGFALLNLNKLSERAESVVSIVAALLLVSLVILAAMPWLGRQIMRFAQGLMQKLGVEKLRWVKYLLRAGWRAVEAFEEMRSFRTYGLTFGWSLLTWLATFAWFAAFMQAIGLPQAYPLVIVGGTFAMLAKAIPFVTVGGFGAHEAGWALGFSLVGMETALAIASGFAVNILTLLASLVFGGASLLWMRFHDRRASESSQKKMCLREPAMSSEVDA